The following is a genomic window from Helicobacter sp. NHP19-003.
ACGCCGATTTCTCTGTCAAAAACTTTGTGGATTTTGCTGTAAGTGGAGATGTTTCTTAAGAGCACGCCCACAAACAAGCACCACACAAAGGTCGGCAAAGTGGGGAGCGCAAAGCCTAGCAAATGGGCGGATTTGGCGTGGTTGGCGATGAAAGTCCCCACGAGTAGGGCGATGCTGACTAAAGCTAAACTCTCAATGAAACTATTTGCCGTGATTAAGCGTTCTTGTTTGGGGGTTTCAAAGACAAACATGGGTCCGTGCTCTCTTTTCTCTTTGTCTTGTGCGCTGGGCTCTAGTTTGTGCCGTTTAATCAAATAACGCGCCACGGGTCCGCCGATAATTCCCCCACTCACTAGCCCAAAAGTGGCACACACGATCGACACCTCTAAGCTTTGGGGGAAGTTGTAGGGGGCTTGGGAGAAAGTTGCAGACCATGCTGCACTCGTGCCATGCCCGCCTGTAAGCGAGATTGACCCGCCAAGCAGACCCATTAGGGGATTCACGCCAATTAGGCTTGCTACCACAACACCGACTAAATTTTGCAAAACAACAAAGACCCCCACGGCAATCAAAAATAGCCCCAGCATTTTCCCCCCTTTTTTCAGAGAGGCAAAGTCGGCACTCAAACCTATGGTGATGAAGAAGGTCAGCATTAAAGGCTCTTTAAGGCTGGAGTCCAACACGAGCTTGAAGTTGTAGAAATGGTGGGCGAGCATGATCGCAAAGGCGACAATCACTCCCCCCACAACGGGTTCGGGGATGTCGTAGTCTTTAAGAAACCTCACATGGCGGATCACAAACCGCCCCAAGAGCAACACCCCGACCATACAAACTAAAGTGCCATAAACATTTAAACTGATCAACTTCGCCACTGCGCTTCCTATCGTTTAATCAAAGGGTAAAATATAACTTGTATAATAGCACATTCGTAAACCTAATTTTGACAAAGGGATAGAATGCTCACAGTCTTGCAAATTGGAGCTGGGGGAGTGGGGCGAGTGGTTGCGCACAAACTCGCCCAAAACCGCCACTTATTTGAAAGGGTGGTACTAGCTAGCCGCACCCTGTCTAAATGCCAAGCCATTGCCAACAGCGTAAAGGCTAAGGGGCTGGGCGAAATCA
Proteins encoded in this region:
- the gltS gene encoding sodium/glutamate symporter, with product MVGVLLLGRFVIRHVRFLKDYDIPEPVVGGVIVAFAIMLAHHFYNFKLVLDSSLKEPLMLTFFITIGLSADFASLKKGGKMLGLFLIAVGVFVVLQNLVGVVVASLIGVNPLMGLLGGSISLTGGHGTSAAWSATFSQAPYNFPQSLEVSIVCATFGLVSGGIIGGPVARYLIKRHKLEPSAQDKEKREHGPMFVFETPKQERLITANSFIESLALVSIALLVGTFIANHAKSAHLLGFALPTLPTFVWCLFVGVLLRNISTYSKIHKVFDREIGVIGNVSLSLFLAFALMSINLMELVNLALPIAIILSVQVVVMILYSVFVTFRVCGKSYDAAVLSAGHCGFGLGATPTAMVNMQTITNHYGPSHVAFIVVPLVGAFFVDIINALTIKGFLALPFHY